One window from the genome of Bacillus kexueae encodes:
- the crcB gene encoding fluoride efflux transporter CrcB, producing the protein MNYVAVGLGGVIGALLRYAVSVTFSQMTAPFPLGTIVVNLVGSFLLAFLTTKWFVHQGKTSPLMLGVGTGMIGSFTTFSTFSVELVELVEQNMLGLAFLYCVISLFGGAFLTYVGYKVGRRKLI; encoded by the coding sequence TTGAATTACGTAGCTGTTGGACTCGGTGGGGTCATAGGAGCGCTTCTTCGATACGCTGTAAGTGTTACATTTTCTCAAATGACGGCTCCATTCCCACTTGGGACAATCGTCGTCAACTTAGTGGGGAGCTTTTTGTTAGCCTTCTTGACGACGAAATGGTTTGTTCATCAAGGAAAGACATCTCCACTCATGTTAGGGGTTGGAACGGGAATGATCGGCTCATTTACGACTTTTTCAACCTTCAGTGTAGAGTTGGTTGAATTAGTAGAGCAGAATATGCTTGGGCTAGCTTTCTTATATTGTGTTATCAGCTTATTCGGTGGGGCCTTTTTGACGTATGTAGGCTACAAGGTTGGAAGGAGGAAGTTGATATGA